The Calliphora vicina chromosome 3, idCalVici1.1, whole genome shotgun sequence genome contains a region encoding:
- the retinin gene encoding retinin, whose product MLKLAIIIGLVVVCLCEAAISSLQLVVPNDPYSVLTGGKSSSTSLGNSIPSLSNAISDEDKSSKALSEESNESAANSAASSAPSPQPAAASSPTNSPAGSAPAALTRIKPSSALSSITSSAGLSRGSLLISSTAQASASAGSPGSSSRSTATIQHRILPAESIPLPITISTRPGLRTVIAPETITIQQPSIAKVGEVVQQIPTAVSHQRQTVVHNHARVVTPIVAPAVRTVTSQIVRAYHTPLVYAPHVVEN is encoded by the exons atgttgAAATTG GCCATAATAATAGGTTTGGTAGTTGTTTGTTTATGTGAAGCTGCCATTTCCAGTTTACAGCTGGTGGTGCCCAATGATCCTTACAGTGTTTTAACTGGCGGCAAATCATCCAGCACCTCATTGGGCAATTCCATACCATCCTTGTCAAATGCCATATCAGACGAAGACAAATCAAGTAAAGCCCTGTCAGAGGAATCCAATGAATCTGCTGCAAATTCAGCTGCCAGCTCTGCTCCCTCTCCACAACCGGCTGCTGCTAGTTCCCCAACAAATTCTCCGGCCGGCTCAGCTCCAGCAGCTTTAACTAGAATTAAGCCTTCCTCAGCTTTAAGTAGCATTACCTCATCGGCGGGTCTCTCTAGAGGTTCGCTCTTAATCTCTTCCACCGCCCAAGCATCTGCCTCAGCTGGCTCTCCCGGCAGCTCTTCCAGATCTACAGCAACCATACAACATCGTATACTACCCGCTGAATCGATACCTCTACCCATTACGATTTCGACTAGACCCGGTCTACGCACAGTAATTGCACCCGAAACTATAACCATACAACAACCAAGCATAGCAAAAGTTGGTGAAGTAGTGCAACAAATACCCACCGCTGTATCGCATCAACGACAAACTGTGGTCCACAATCATGCTCGTGTTGTAACCCCCATAGTGGCACCGGCTGTGCGAACAGTTACCTCGCAAATTGTTCGTGCCTATCATACACCCCTGGTTTATGCTCCTCATGTTGTGGAAAATTGA